The Asterias rubens chromosome 16, eAstRub1.3, whole genome shotgun sequence region ACCCATAGCTGCCTATATGACCATGGATGTAGAAAATAACAgacgcccaccaagtctcagggatctcattgtccgagcagaagtccctcccattaatgatAATGTttaatccccctctaccacagggaactttAAAGTAACCTGGAAATATtctgttttcttcaaacatttgagtataattatgtttctgaacaataaaataattgtttgagtaattgttcttatatgtttaaaaaaattaataaagttgtgtggggttgtctaaaacatgacgccatcccaacaattttttccagctagtggggaagtcgaacaaggctgaaagacgtaacgaacctaaaggagcattttgCCTGACGTGAAacaaatcaggtattgtttcaacttttagGGTatgttttagcttgcgccaagcgtgactatcttgtgttggcactgcatgcgattcatcgcgcctcgattgacgttaggaacagcgccctctcgggttgggcttattttcaaatttgtaaataacatgggaaatatatatatttttttaaaccttagttaattttttattcatattccactcatcaaaacacaaattttagtgacaaaagctttattttgacaaaacactagttccaggtgactttaaggttttccaacatgtccaaatgcatcgtctgtagacaacacatGAGGGAATCGGACTCCCTCACCAGCATTAACGGTGGTACcacaaggggtcatgtcacctgcaccaccactaatctcatttatctcatatcttgcagagtatgtggtgttcaatatataggtgaaacaaaaactacactcaagaggcgtttctatgccactctggattagacgccttcGGACCATTCAACCCATGATCTGAACGTCCAAGAAGGAAACggctaataaaccttttgttttgccgtctcctttttcccCACGGATATCCCTCTTTTAGCCCGCACCTTAATTAATTACTTTTCCCCCCACCTCTTCCCACCCTTGATATTGTCCTtcgtgtttccatcttcttgtggtcaagccagagTGCCTTccctttaccccccccccccttgtccCCTATTCATGGTTTACCCCCTTGCTTATTTCTATATGCTTTCATTCATCATGTATTCATGTAGTTCCACCTACAGTATCATACGGCTTCGTGACGTGGTCATCGTTTGTCCGGGAGAACTCTGTATTAGAGACTAGTAGGATATTAATTTTATTCAGCGTTCACTCGCTAACACTGTTCCTGCGTAcagtttatatatataaaaatacataatgTATTTCCACATCattgcttatgtttcacttagttacctgttcatgtttgttgtgttctcatttagggtcgaaacgtcaggccattaactattttttgcatttataccatcggtccatttggttggtaagttgtttgcaatagcaaattttattttctcatctATTTCAGTTTaaggctaaataaagcatgatTGAAAACTTGCACAGCatttcaaatattgttttatatttagaaTTATAATTTAAACATCTTGTTGATTACAGACAGCTGTGACGTCATGGGCGCCAAAAAAGGCAAAGATGAAATGCTTATGGCCTCGGCACCAGACCAAGAACCGGGCTACGGTAGCCTAGATGGGACATCGCGTGAAGATTACGCTCATATGACACGTCATGAAATGCTTCTACACACTAGAAGACGACTTTTGATTGCTGCAACATTATGTTTCGTAGTTATGATCGCTGAAATAACAGGTACgcaaataaatcaatcaatcaaaaacacGAAAAATGAGcaattgttctcggtaatgtgcgccgGGTCAGAAGTAGGCCTAATGTCTCCATATTAACTCTTATTTCTCACAATTTCAACAGGACTATAGCATGCTTGGCTGCAAAATAACAATCCACCTAATTTTCAAAGTTTGGTATAATAGATTCACCAATGTGTCTATATTAGCCTATAGACACATGCACTAACATATTAAAGTAGatttgggaaacttttgaaaaccATGCATGAACAACAATCAGAGCCCGGGTCTGAAATTATGTGTTCTTTTACGAGCGTAACACACGGAacctttacgtcccattcgaagtTATGGTTAATTTGATGTGTTACCAAGGTTCATATGTggcacgaccgggattcgaaccatacACTTTGCATGCTGGCGATAAAGCTTGGcacaacttcatagagctgcttaggcacatacgctaagcacaacaaaattatgctttctaaaataaggttaccagaccTACCATGTCACATTATGTACCattttgtgattggtatcctgctcagttCTGCTTATCAGTGAGTTGTTAAGCAGTATGATCTACTTAAGAAGCTCTATGGTGGGCTCTGAACTTGAGCCCGGTAAACCGCACGTTCACAACACTCCATTTATAAACCATCcgacaatgttgttgttgttgttgtttgtttcccGAGCAGGAGGTTATATCGCTGGTAGTCTTGCAGTAATGACTGATGCTGCTCATATGATGACGGACTTTGTTTCATTCGTTGTTGCACTTCTTGctatttgcttagcaaggaaGAAACCGAGTAAGAAGCTGACTCATGGCTGGTACAGAGCAGGTAAGTCCAATGGAAGTACGTGTGACGTCACTCAACTGTGGATTTGTATGAATCTACACTTCATTTCAACATGTTTTCAGATAGCATGTGTTTTGTTGCAAATCATGTGATCTTTTTAGTTTTGAAAGACAGTTATCTAAGTTGAACTAATAGTTAATGTCGATTCGTTTTTAAGTAACTAATGTAActatagttcaacttgaaaattactgtctCTCCAAACTGAAAAGATAACATGATGTGCAACCAGCTGAAAACATGCTGTCTTTCAACATACAAAAAAATTTCCCAGTTAAAAACATTCACTTTAGTAAAAACAACGGAGCAAACTGACATTGTACTCAATTATGTTGCAAACGGTataaagtaggcctatattttttgcaaataagTTATAAAATGTGACCAAATTATAGATAAACAAATAAGTGTTAACTATTTTTGAGAAATCAAAATGTTGAAACTTTGTGGGAAATAGTTCAAGTCTGTCTGATGAAGTGTAGATGTTACCTCCATGGATGCAGGACGATCTCTCGAATCTCACTGGGTGCGTGGGCTTGAACTTAAATTACTGAGTGTCTTTCCTCTACAATGCACCATTTCATATTATGTTTGCCTCACGGTTCAATGATTCCCAAATATAAAACCCTAGACGAATATCGATGGTGAAAAACAACGTTTCTCAACTTCTAAAGATGATTTGTATCCTTGTATCCTTTCTACACATCTCTATACGTAATGAAAAACTTCAACAATCAAGTTCCCTGATATGTGAAATACCACGCGTATCATTTATTACACGAAGACTAAGCCATTAATCTAGACAAGTATTAATCAAAATAAGCTAATAACTCAAGGTGTAATACTTTAGTATTACACTCAGAAGTTCAATATACTTTGTAATATAAAATAGCTCAACTGGATTTGGACTCACGAAAGTACTGATTGGTATAATCGGCAAAAACTCatcaattaaattttaaaaaaaatacagagaatttgaatttgaatttcttGGCGATATCTTTTCATATATTTTCAACGACTGTTCCATACTAATATTTTGTTACAGAAATCATTGGCGCCCTTTTCTCTGTGCTTCTTATATGGGTACTGACGGGTGTACTCATTTTCTTGGGCATCAAACGGTCGATGAGTGAACATCTTGAGATAGATGCCGACATTATGATCATTACAGCATCAATTGCTCTAGGTGTCAACATCATGTAAGTCAACTGTTCATTTCTTATCAAAcctatattattgttattattattatttattcggccatttcacaaagaacaataacaatacatgtaattgcaaatCAGAAAAAAGTAATAGGAAAAACATATAACATAAAATATGTTGAACAGAACTACATGAAGGCATACATGCTAAGTAATGGCAACTAAAGCACTGGACCTTTATGAAGAAGACTGACataaggtttggatacaacaagaaacatgtgaagaatagatgagCGAGAGGATAGAAAGACATGGTGGGGGAGGGAAGAGCAGGGAACTACGATTAGGGACAGAGACAACCCATTTCAAGCTGGCCAGGATTAACAAAAGAGTACTTCCCTAGCAAGTCAATCCAAACTTGAGATGGGAACATAATATAAAGAATAATAGACTAATTAAAACAgatatatttataaaagaaCATATTATTGTAAAAATATACTATTCAGATGGGCTTTAGATGGCTAAAACATAACGAACAATTTTACGTCCAACAACAATGCTTTATAATAAGAAAGCTAATAGCACACCGAACGTCACTTAATATAACCAGATTATGCTTAAGAAAACTACACATGTCCAgtacaaatggttacaaatttaagcaatttatttattaaaagagCATCTGGCACCGCAAAGCTTATTGTTATGTGGTACACCGAGTTAATTGGCATTTATTACTGAATCGAGATTATCATATAAAGTATAACGACAAATCACTTTTATTTCCACAGCTTGGGTTTAGTGCTGCATTTACGTTGTGATGAAAACAATCCCTGCTCTCCTAGTTTACCCGTTATTGGTGCACATGATCATGATCATGAGAATGTCAATCTTCGAGCAGCAACTCTACACGTCATCGGTGACATAATTCAGAGTCTCAGTATTCTTATTGGAgcaattgttatttatttcagggtaaataaaacaagacattttaactgcgtttttttttctttgaaactaACAATGAGGAAGTTTTGGTAAGCGACTATGTAACTGTGACGTATAGCTTTCGAATTGACCAAATCGATCATGCTCAAGTGCATGGTTCGATAGTCAATCTGCTGTGCTCTATGGTTACTGGTTAGTCTAGTCATGGAGGATGTCTAGTCTATAGTCAAGTCAATAGTCACCATCCGAACTTGCTCAATCATGTTGTTCTCCTTTaaacttaaacaaacaaacaaccaatccATCTTCacattttagtgataaattccTAGAACCATTCTTGGGAAACAACGTTTTACACGAGTTTACGACTTTACACCAAAAGCGTGAACCATGATTGTGTTAGTATAATTATTAAATGTCCATCAAACCGAACTCTTTCTCACTACGTTCTGAATGTAGTCTTGTAGCAAGACGATAGTAATATGCGCGGCGATAGAGGGCGATAGTTGAGTGAGATAGTATGGATCACAACggcttgcaccaagactacattttcCGGAACGTATAATAGTGAAAACGAGTTCGTTgtgaggtgggggggggggggggggtatgagtAAGTTTTGTGTATTGTTAATACAGACTTAATTGtgaattaacaaataaatgttgCCTTCATTTACAGCCAGATTTGACCATCATTGATCCAATCTTAACCATAGTATTCAGCGTTCTTGTGTTTCTGACAACATGCAGATTGTTTCGTGACATCATAATGGTTCTTATGGAAGGTAGGTCGCCAGAGGGAGCCATTCAGAATGTTTCCAAATTCCACAGAAACTATAGTTGGAAGTCAGATCATAAGCCTTAAACACATACAGTTTCTTTGCAAACTTATACATCCAATAGTTGTTCACCTCAAAAGCATATGGTACAGATCAGATAAAGTGCAATGAGATAAGTGGTATAACCAGATTTTATATGTCTTGCTTCTGGTACGGTTGCGGGTGGGGTGGGggcaaattaaaacaaaaaatgtttgatcTCATTTGGAGTGTATGTGTTtggagggaagggggggggttGTGAGCAGGGTTAGGGCTCttgccccccctcccccctctgTTGGTGATTCTATTCAAGCGATCGACTTCATTCGTAGTTCTGTCCGCAATCGGCATGGGTTCAGGTTGTGAGGTTACACAATGGTAACGTAACATCAGTCGAAAACACCAATTGTGATAAAACGTCATCAACTGTAACTGGTTGATTAATTTTCTTTCTCTTAATAAATAGCTAAGCCGTCTTCTCTTGATTACTCTGATGTTCGTCGCCGATTGGTCGAAATAGATGGCGTTGAGGGCGTTCATTCATTGCGGATTTGGGCGCTGACAACTGGAGTAAATGTCATGAGTGCACATCTTGTCATaggtaaaatgtttttattaatttagtcAGTAATTAACAGAAGAATTGGCACTGAGTTGTGATAACTACCGTCTGTTCTTTTATGTTACAAACATCTTGTGAGTTGGATGGGAAGCCACACGCTGGGTCGACTGGGCATTCATACtacaatagtttttaaaataagccTTTTGaagggaagaaaacaaaatgagtgcTGATTGCTGACAATAATCTACTGCAGTGTAGGTTTTTACTAATTGAAAAGGTGACAGGCTATTCGGCCACAGCCAATAAAGGGGCTATCGGAACTACCTTCAGTTGTTAACTACCggacaatctcggtggtctagttggtaggcACTGCAACCGTCgaagttcgaatcccaccgagtggAATGTGATTGGTTTTCACAGAAGTCGAGAAAAGAGGACatagtgcttacacacatcactTTATAAAGATTAAAACCAACAATTTTGTTCGTTTTCTCTTGCAGATCACGCATTTAATGTTTGAAAGTTAAATAATGTGTTTGTTGTGTTACCGTTTCAGCCACTCTTTACGACGGGGCACCAGTTAACGCACGTGGGATATTGAAAGAAGCGCGTCACATCATTGAGACAACGTTCGGAGTGCTCAACTCAACCATTCAAATAGAGTACAGTGATGACGGAATGGCGTTTGTATGCGCCAGAACACCAAGCCCATCAGACTAAACAGagacagcgccctcaagagaaTTTTGCTTGGCTTTTATTAAATAACCAGCATCATGTTACTTTGTAATTTTAGTCTTTCTCCATTAATAAAAAGGGAatatgagaagaagaaaaatcttaaaatcGTTGTTCCAAATTAACAAAATTCTACATGAATAAAAGTATTTccttaagtttttaacaagTAAAACCATATTTAATTATTTACCTTCTTCTTCGAGACCCTCATCTCACTCGATAAATGTTGAGATTGAAATTCTGAAAAAGGGTTATGCCTACACAAAAGTTTATAACGAACCGTCGCGACGGTTCGTTAtaaacttgttttgagtaattaccaaacgtgtaccttcgcTTTGTACGACGCGTCGTACAAAGCGAaggatacacgtttggtaattactcaaaacaattattaacttaaaaactgactttgtaacgagcattgaagagctgttgatattataaaacattgtgggaaacgactacctctgaagtgatgtagtttttgagaaagaggtaatttctcactaaaataataaaagacttctagctagaagtgttttattcctatttgaaggcacacaaattttgacaataaccaaacgtgtaccatccctttaaaacaaaaatctgcaCGATGCCTCAATACCCTTTCGACTTACTACTCGCAACTTTTAAGTTAAAAGAGTGTTTTAAATTCCCCGAGCGTCACATATCTTGAAGCTTAAATGTGTAGCTGCATGAAACACATAGGTCCTTTATCAAAAGATAGTGCTCAAAAGTGAAGGCTGTAAACGGATTTGTTCCCGTTTAAACTTTTCTTGTCTGTTGATTCTCTTGAAAGCTGGGAGGCCTATGGCTGAGAATTCTCATTAGGAGCTGGTCCAATCATAATGACGTACCATTAATAGACCCGTTGTGTATATATATAGGTcacaagacccccccccccaattgagGGCCGAGAGTTGGTGCCTCCCGTCCATTGTTTGACTCTATTGCGTCATACACGCAAGGGGCCATTGTCCGTCATTTCTGAAACGTGCATGCGTGAAGGCTAGAGGGAGGTTTAGCTGTACGCTACGCGATAAAGCAcgtgaacgttaaaaaaaaccggttttttttctaggtgacgtcaccactttgggcttatttcatgctcgTGTAATACGATGTCTGTACGTACGTACCATGACGTGGGACCctgtaacttcacgtatgctaaaagca contains the following coding sequences:
- the LOC117300898 gene encoding zinc transporter 2-like isoform X2, yielding MSRDSCDVMGAKKGKDEMLMASAPDQEPGYGSLDGTSREDYAHMTRHEMLLHTRRRLLIAATLCFVVMIAEITGGYIAGSLAVMTDAAHMMTDFVSFVVALLAICLARKKPSKKLTHGWYRAEIIGALFSVLLIWVLTGVLIFLGIKRSMSEHLEIDADIMIITASIALGVNIILGLVLHLRCDENNPCSPSLPVIGAHDHDHENVNLRAATLHVIGDIIQSLSILIGAIVIYFRPDLTIIDPILTIVFSVLVFLTTCRLFRDIIMVLMEAKPSSLDYSDVRRRLVEIDGVEGVHSLRIWALTTGVNVMSAHLVIATLYDGAPVNARGILKEARHIIETTFGVLNSTIQIEYSDDGMAFVCARTPSPSD
- the LOC117300898 gene encoding zinc transporter 2-like isoform X1 — protein: MPVDSCDVMGAKKGKDEMLMASAPDQEPGYGSLDGTSREDYAHMTRHEMLLHTRRRLLIAATLCFVVMIAEITGGYIAGSLAVMTDAAHMMTDFVSFVVALLAICLARKKPSKKLTHGWYRAEIIGALFSVLLIWVLTGVLIFLGIKRSMSEHLEIDADIMIITASIALGVNIILGLVLHLRCDENNPCSPSLPVIGAHDHDHENVNLRAATLHVIGDIIQSLSILIGAIVIYFRPDLTIIDPILTIVFSVLVFLTTCRLFRDIIMVLMEAKPSSLDYSDVRRRLVEIDGVEGVHSLRIWALTTGVNVMSAHLVIATLYDGAPVNARGILKEARHIIETTFGVLNSTIQIEYSDDGMAFVCARTPSPSD
- the LOC117300898 gene encoding zinc transporter 2-like isoform X3, translated to MGAKKGKDEMLMASAPDQEPGYGSLDGTSREDYAHMTRHEMLLHTRRRLLIAATLCFVVMIAEITGGYIAGSLAVMTDAAHMMTDFVSFVVALLAICLARKKPSKKLTHGWYRAEIIGALFSVLLIWVLTGVLIFLGIKRSMSEHLEIDADIMIITASIALGVNIILGLVLHLRCDENNPCSPSLPVIGAHDHDHENVNLRAATLHVIGDIIQSLSILIGAIVIYFRPDLTIIDPILTIVFSVLVFLTTCRLFRDIIMVLMEAKPSSLDYSDVRRRLVEIDGVEGVHSLRIWALTTGVNVMSAHLVIATLYDGAPVNARGILKEARHIIETTFGVLNSTIQIEYSDDGMAFVCARTPSPSD